From Verrucomicrobia bacterium S94, the proteins below share one genomic window:
- the pyrB gene encoding aspartate carbamoyltransferase yields the protein MADKKKLSDISWKAFKALSLTEKGCYFRGKHTLIAQQFTRSEIEELCRLATRIKRINKRRAGANFLRGLLSDKRAMLYFAQPSSRTYLSHNAACQILGLNTMDVRDQKTSSEVKGETPEDTIRTFSSYADMIIMRHPVGGFAERVAWMMAHTRREIPILNAGSGADQHPTQALLDIYTLQRSFEKIGGIDGKHVAFVGDLARGRTVRSLAWLLTLYKDMHLYFIAPDSLQIGQDILDQLDEAGTKYVVTEDFESVMPKADAIYMTRIQDEWDVDGEGSTTEASNYYIGAEHMDIIKDTTVILHPLPRRQEISTEIDNDPRAVYWRQMRNGMWIRAALILKTFGREDEVNRYYDDY from the coding sequence ATGGCTGATAAGAAAAAACTGAGTGATATTTCGTGGAAGGCGTTCAAAGCGCTTTCACTTACGGAAAAGGGCTGCTATTTCCGGGGGAAGCATACGCTGATTGCCCAGCAGTTTACGCGCAGTGAAATTGAGGAGCTCTGTAGGCTGGCAACACGGATTAAGCGGATTAATAAACGCCGTGCCGGAGCAAATTTTCTCAGGGGACTGCTGTCCGACAAGCGGGCGATGCTGTATTTCGCCCAGCCGTCGTCGCGCACATATCTTTCACACAATGCGGCCTGCCAGATTCTGGGGCTGAATACGATGGATGTGCGTGATCAGAAGACGTCTTCCGAGGTGAAAGGGGAAACGCCGGAGGATACCATCCGAACGTTCAGTTCGTATGCGGATATGATTATCATGCGTCACCCTGTGGGCGGTTTTGCGGAGCGCGTTGCCTGGATGATGGCGCATACAAGGCGTGAAATTCCTATTCTGAATGCCGGATCGGGGGCGGATCAGCACCCGACACAGGCGTTGCTGGATATTTATACACTTCAGCGTTCTTTTGAAAAAATCGGCGGGATCGATGGAAAGCACGTGGCGTTTGTGGGGGATCTGGCAAGAGGGCGAACGGTGCGTTCGTTGGCCTGGCTGTTGACTCTCTATAAGGATATGCATCTTTATTTTATTGCGCCGGATTCGTTGCAGATCGGACAGGATATTCTCGATCAGCTGGATGAAGCGGGCACAAAATATGTGGTAACGGAGGATTTCGAATCGGTCATGCCGAAGGCCGATGCCATTTACATGACAAGAATTCAGGATGAATGGGATGTGGACGGCGAAGGCAGTACCACAGAGGCTTCGAACTATTATATCGGTGCGGAGCATATGGATATTATCAAGGATACAACGGTGATTCTGCATCCGCTTCCGCGCCGGCAGGAAATCAGCACGGAAATTGATAATGATCCGCGTGCGGTTTACTGGCGGCAGATGCGTAACGGCATGTGGATACGTGCGGCACTGATTCTGAAGACATTCGGTCGTGAAGATGAAGTCAATCGCTACTACGACGATTATTAA
- the tsaD gene encoding tRNA (adenosine(37)-N6)-threonylcarbamoyltransferase complex transferase subunit TsaD: MKILGIESSCDETAAAVVENGRHVLSNAIYSQIAKHRPYGGVVPEIASRNHVAKLPSIIEEALDGAGETYDSIDAIAVTYGPGLASSLLIGFSAAKTLAQRLDKPLIGVNHHEGHLHSVFMIENPPAEEEAFPMLGLLVSGGDSSMVLMKAPGRYEIIGSTIDDASGEALDKAAAILKLGYPGGPIIQKTAEGGDPHAIKFPRGLESRDRGKWVYKYDRDLCFSFSGLKTSLLTYVKNLDHEPEGQELADIAAGYQEAVADALTMRVERALERFEIRSFSCAGGVSMNRVLREKLAALSEKTGVPLLLCPPPLCTDNAAMIAGAAYEKVRLNKAKEEPLDVNPNLRLADWE; encoded by the coding sequence ATGAAAATTTTAGGAATTGAAAGCTCGTGCGATGAAACTGCAGCGGCCGTGGTTGAAAACGGCCGGCATGTTCTCTCCAACGCCATTTACTCCCAGATTGCCAAACACCGGCCCTACGGCGGAGTGGTGCCCGAAATAGCATCGCGCAATCACGTGGCCAAACTGCCGTCGATTATTGAAGAGGCGCTGGACGGGGCGGGCGAAACCTACGATTCCATTGATGCCATTGCGGTGACGTACGGGCCGGGGCTGGCAAGTTCGCTGCTGATCGGTTTTTCCGCGGCCAAAACGCTGGCGCAGCGGCTGGATAAACCGCTGATCGGGGTGAATCATCATGAAGGGCACCTGCATTCGGTGTTCATGATTGAAAATCCGCCGGCGGAAGAAGAGGCTTTTCCAATGCTTGGACTTCTGGTTTCCGGCGGCGACAGCAGTATGGTGCTGATGAAAGCTCCGGGTCGTTATGAAATTATCGGCAGTACGATTGACGACGCTTCCGGCGAAGCGCTCGATAAGGCGGCCGCCATTCTCAAATTGGGCTATCCCGGTGGGCCGATCATTCAGAAAACAGCCGAAGGCGGTGATCCGCATGCTATCAAATTTCCGCGCGGGCTGGAAAGCCGGGACCGGGGAAAATGGGTTTATAAATACGACCGCGATCTCTGCTTCAGTTTCAGCGGTTTGAAAACGTCGTTGCTGACTTATGTGAAAAATCTTGATCATGAGCCGGAAGGGCAGGAACTGGCGGATATTGCCGCCGGTTATCAGGAAGCGGTGGCCGATGCTCTGACGATGCGGGTTGAACGCGCGCTTGAGCGGTTTGAGATCAGAAGTTTTTCCTGCGCCGGCGGGGTTTCGATGAACCGGGTGCTGCGTGAAAAACTGGCGGCTCTTTCTGAAAAAACCGGCGTTCCATTGCTGCTCTGTCCGCCGCCGCTCTGTACCGATAATGCGGCGATGATTGCCGGAGCGGCTTATGAAAAGGTCCGGCTGAATAAAGCGAAAGAGGAGCCGCTCGACGTCAATCCTAATTTACGTCTTGCCGACTGGGAATAG
- the argF gene encoding ornithine carbamoyltransferase, whose product MEHLISLKLWSPEKIRQVLDLAKDVKANPEKYRNAMAHRNLLMIFEKPSLRTRLSFESGMTQMGGHAIYYDLSTSPMGSGKETISDSMRTASRFVDVVMARLFKHEDLLEMAEHATVPVINALTDDSHPCQILADLQAIEEKKGRVAGLKLAYLGDGFNNVTHSLMYGGTKMGMHVSVGSPAGEEFSPRADVVADCEAFAKESGGSVFVTDDPAEAVRDADVVYTDSWMSYHIPKEQEEERVAKFMPYQVNSAMMAHAKPDAIFMNCLPAIRGCEQTAEVIDGPQSIVFDEAENRLHAQKAVILTLCGAA is encoded by the coding sequence ATGGAACATCTGATTTCTCTAAAACTGTGGAGTCCGGAAAAAATCCGGCAGGTGCTGGATCTGGCGAAGGACGTGAAGGCGAATCCGGAAAAATACCGGAATGCAATGGCCCACAGAAATCTGCTGATGATTTTTGAAAAACCGAGTCTGCGTACACGCCTCTCTTTTGAATCGGGAATGACCCAGATGGGCGGACACGCGATCTATTATGATCTGTCTACGTCACCGATGGGTAGTGGAAAGGAGACCATCAGTGATTCGATGCGGACGGCGTCTCGTTTTGTTGATGTGGTTATGGCGCGCCTGTTCAAACATGAGGATCTGCTGGAAATGGCCGAGCATGCCACGGTGCCGGTAATCAATGCGCTGACCGATGACAGCCATCCGTGTCAGATTCTGGCCGATCTTCAGGCGATCGAGGAGAAAAAAGGCAGGGTTGCCGGACTGAAGCTGGCTTATCTGGGCGATGGTTTCAATAATGTGACGCATTCGCTGATGTATGGCGGTACCAAAATGGGTATGCATGTTTCCGTGGGGTCTCCGGCGGGCGAGGAATTTTCGCCGCGGGCCGATGTGGTGGCCGATTGTGAAGCGTTTGCGAAAGAATCCGGCGGTTCGGTTTTTGTTACAGATGATCCGGCGGAGGCGGTACGGGATGCCGATGTGGTTTATACGGATTCGTGGATGAGCTATCATATTCCGAAGGAGCAGGAGGAGGAGCGCGTTGCCAAATTTATGCCGTATCAGGTGAACAGTGCGATGATGGCTCACGCGAAACCGGATGCCATTTTTATGAACTGTCTTCCGGCAATTCGCGGGTGTGAGCAGACCGCCGAGGTCATTGACGGCCCGCAGTCCATTGTTTTTGACGAAGCGGAAAATCGTCTGCATGCGCAGAAAGCGGTGATTCTGACGCTGTGCGGTGCGGCCTGA
- a CDS encoding ROK family protein: MPILIPKWKSGPTPRNNPHNRNLFPSSEIASHSKRQHLYYSFRSQGTFSMQRVNHKKADQVTVRRLNMSAILKLLRERGTLARADLAKELGMTRNTASNIVTDLLNAGLVVETEFRRAGAGRPGLLLELDPLGGFAVGAEIDINRIIVIAADFNGKILWEQSAGISTGQSQNECIELAEQLVQDALDWGIAEGRNPLGIGLGLAGLVDSENGVLTYAPTLNWSDVPFKQLWGKKFSIPVYLDNEANTSALGYHTYADRSKARNLAYLSIGVGMAAGLILEERLFHGSSGFAGQAGHMKIRTDGEACTCGDRGCWVTEVGITALARKAGLQSINLDRISKDLRDRDEKLTPVVDEMAEMLGLGIANLVNLFNLDTVVLGGAMRPILPHMLDRTRTVVDERALKQPRKNVRIKVTGRDNDSVFGAACLVLDAIMNDPVPLVRSLI, encoded by the coding sequence ATGCCTATCTTGATCCCGAAGTGGAAGAGTGGGCCAACGCCGCGGAATAACCCGCACAACCGCAATTTATTCCCATCATCGGAAATCGCTTCTCATTCAAAGCGGCAGCACCTATATTATTCTTTTCGTTCACAGGGGACATTTTCAATGCAACGGGTCAACCATAAAAAAGCGGATCAGGTCACTGTACGGCGGCTGAATATGTCAGCCATTCTCAAACTGCTTCGCGAACGAGGAACGCTTGCCCGCGCCGATCTTGCCAAAGAACTCGGAATGACCCGCAATACCGCCTCCAACATCGTCACCGATCTGCTCAATGCCGGACTCGTGGTGGAAACCGAATTCCGTCGAGCCGGGGCGGGACGTCCCGGCCTGCTGCTTGAGCTCGATCCTCTCGGAGGATTTGCAGTCGGTGCGGAAATCGACATCAACCGCATCATTGTCATCGCTGCCGATTTCAACGGAAAAATTCTCTGGGAACAGTCCGCCGGAATTTCTACCGGACAATCGCAGAATGAATGCATTGAACTGGCCGAACAGCTCGTGCAGGATGCGCTCGACTGGGGCATCGCTGAAGGACGCAATCCGCTGGGTATCGGTCTTGGACTGGCCGGACTTGTGGATTCCGAAAACGGTGTGCTCACCTATGCCCCGACGCTCAACTGGAGCGATGTTCCGTTTAAACAGCTCTGGGGAAAAAAATTCAGTATCCCGGTCTATCTCGACAACGAGGCCAACACCTCCGCACTCGGTTATCACACCTACGCCGATCGTTCTAAAGCCCGCAATCTCGCCTATCTCAGCATCGGCGTCGGCATGGCCGCCGGACTCATACTTGAAGAACGGCTGTTCCACGGAAGCTCCGGTTTTGCCGGACAGGCCGGGCATATGAAAATACGCACTGACGGCGAAGCCTGTACCTGCGGTGACCGGGGATGCTGGGTGACCGAAGTGGGCATCACCGCCCTTGCCCGCAAGGCCGGTCTACAGTCCATCAATCTGGATCGGATTTCCAAAGACCTGAGGGATCGGGATGAAAAGCTGACTCCGGTCGTGGATGAAATGGCTGAAATGCTGGGGCTCGGCATTGCCAATCTGGTAAACCTGTTCAATCTCGATACCGTAGTGCTCGGCGGCGCAATGCGCCCTATCCTGCCCCATATGCTCGACCGAACCCGAACCGTTGTTGATGAACGCGCTCTGAAACAGCCGCGTAAAAATGTCCGGATCAAAGTGACCGGACGCGATAATGATTCCGTGTTCGGTGCAGCCTGTCTGGTTCTCGACGCCATCATGAACGATCCGGTTCCTCTGGTTCGCTCTCTGATTTAA
- the lysS gene encoding lysine--tRNA ligase: MVCGQFFRRENMSEEISGNEYRQQRIENMKKLEEAGFPAFGKAFERTARLAELHADFELDKKVKACGRIVAIRKMGKMAFAHISDGSAKFQLMVKKDLLGDEKFAAFKLLDLGDFVGVEGELFITRTEEETIRVSDWTLLSKALLPLPEKFHGLTDVETRYRQRSLDLISNPEVMEVFKKRTQILKEIRNFLDSRGYFEVETPMMHQIAGGAAAKPFKAHYNALSTDVYMRIAPELYLKRLIVGGMDRVYEMNRNFRNEGLDRTHNPEFTALEIYEAFGDMRTMQELIQSMFTHLAETVFGKMEFDWMGNTINLATPWREVPYYDLIKEHLGDDWFEKNLDEARAKAEELEVHIEEDMDFKQVTHEIYDKTIEGTLIQPTFITRLPKELVPLANHCADDPELVDVFELIIGGKEIAPAYSELNNPIEQRKRFEEQAAGDGSKIDEDFLEALEYGMPPTGGMGIGIDRLVMLLTGSDAIRDVILFPQLKPRT, translated from the coding sequence ATGGTTTGCGGCCAATTTTTCAGGAGAGAAAACATGAGCGAAGAAATTTCCGGAAACGAATACCGCCAGCAACGTATTGAAAATATGAAAAAGCTTGAGGAGGCCGGTTTCCCGGCTTTCGGAAAAGCGTTTGAGCGTACGGCGCGTCTGGCGGAACTGCATGCAGATTTCGAACTGGATAAAAAGGTGAAAGCCTGCGGCCGGATTGTGGCGATTCGAAAAATGGGGAAAATGGCGTTTGCTCATATTTCCGATGGCTCAGCTAAATTCCAGCTCATGGTGAAAAAAGATCTGCTGGGCGATGAAAAATTTGCGGCGTTTAAACTGCTTGATCTCGGCGATTTTGTGGGTGTGGAAGGCGAACTTTTCATTACCCGCACTGAGGAGGAAACGATCCGCGTGAGTGATTGGACGCTGCTTTCAAAAGCGCTGCTGCCACTGCCGGAAAAATTTCACGGACTTACCGACGTGGAAACGCGTTATCGTCAGCGTTCTCTCGATCTGATTTCCAATCCGGAAGTGATGGAGGTTTTCAAAAAACGCACGCAGATCTTAAAGGAGATCCGAAACTTTCTCGACAGCCGGGGCTATTTTGAGGTGGAAACGCCGATGATGCATCAGATTGCCGGCGGTGCGGCGGCCAAGCCGTTTAAGGCACATTATAATGCGCTGAGTACGGATGTTTATATGCGGATTGCCCCCGAGCTTTATCTGAAGCGTCTGATCGTTGGCGGCATGGACCGCGTGTATGAAATGAACCGGAATTTCCGTAATGAAGGACTCGATCGCACGCATAATCCGGAATTTACGGCGCTGGAAATTTATGAAGCCTTCGGCGATATGCGCACGATGCAGGAGCTGATCCAGTCGATGTTCACGCACCTGGCCGAAACCGTATTCGGTAAAATGGAATTTGACTGGATGGGCAATACCATCAATCTGGCGACGCCGTGGCGTGAGGTGCCGTATTATGACCTTATCAAAGAACATCTCGGTGATGACTGGTTCGAGAAAAACCTTGATGAAGCGCGGGCCAAGGCTGAAGAACTTGAAGTGCATATCGAAGAGGATATGGATTTCAAACAGGTGACCCATGAGATTTATGACAAGACCATTGAGGGAACACTGATCCAGCCTACCTTTATTACCCGTCTGCCGAAGGAGCTGGTTCCGCTGGCCAACCACTGTGCCGACGATCCGGAACTGGTCGATGTGTTTGAACTGATTATTGGCGGTAAGGAAATTGCTCCGGCCTACAGCGAGTTGAACAACCCGATCGAACAGCGCAAACGCTTCGAAGAACAGGCGGCCGGCGATGGCTCCAAAATCGACGAGGACTTTCTTGAAGCGCTCGAATACGGAATGCCTCCGACCGGCGGTATGGGGATCGGCATCGACCGTCTGGTCATGCTGCTGACCGGCTCCGATGCCATCCGTGATGTAATCCTGTTCCCGCAGCTCAAGCCGCGTACGTAA
- a CDS encoding phnA protein → MSTGFKGKFYRQNLLARYAKDLVRRSRSHCELCGKNGVKLEVHEVPPLDEEPSVEGCVFICEGCHRQVDDPRKIIPSHWRCLNNSLYSEVPAVQVMAFRLLRHIAAMGEHWAEELMENAYLDPEVEEWANAAE, encoded by the coding sequence ATGTCCACGGGATTCAAGGGAAAATTCTACCGCCAGAACCTCCTGGCACGCTATGCAAAGGACCTCGTCCGTCGCTCCCGTTCCCACTGCGAACTCTGCGGGAAAAACGGTGTTAAACTCGAGGTTCACGAAGTTCCGCCGCTGGATGAAGAGCCCAGCGTCGAAGGCTGTGTATTCATCTGTGAAGGTTGTCACCGGCAGGTGGACGATCCGCGCAAAATTATCCCCTCGCACTGGCGCTGCCTCAACAATTCCCTCTATTCCGAGGTACCCGCAGTACAGGTAATGGCCTTCCGCCTACTCCGCCATATCGCCGCCATGGGCGAACACTGGGCCGAAGAACTTATGGAAAATGCCTATCTTGATCCCGAAGTGGAAGAGTGGGCCAACGCCGCGGAATAA
- the mfd gene encoding transcription-repair coupling factor, producing MIRFFSRKQADDNNGIRHKVHPSQTAIFCFTPENKKKRTGRELQKSKLSIPCPLQYILLMTVAKMRADTLSVNREVLKRAGTGKLQISDSPISAQALLCADLFEVLEKDILWIAADAREMERLYESFLSLISNDRKKAVHLFRPMEKDPAVFGEHLKLVQLLAEKQRFIMITCPQAIEQEVPRSGEPGQDVQTLRLGEDRNPGTLCEWMTEAGYEFGIEVYTQGEAALRGGILDCWPPGSPRPVRIEFFGDEIDSIRFFDDQTQCSIEKINTVQLPRLNTGPAGNDTVPLTELLPPDALIVNPGPETGKGRSPTPTLDTGFSHYDTNLVSVSFDIHPKEAEQARRRFVDQRCAEASSDWEIHFFFETEGTLNRFVELYSDLEGFKALELHKGVIHESAVDYDRRILLITEADFYAYHTNRSAHARTARRFRKQERVNEAADIQPGDFVVHVEHGVGKYLGMVETTFSGKSMEVLAIEYAKGEKVYLPVTQAHLLTRYKGMGKNAPKPHTLGGRKWRNDKAGAEEAVQDLAAKLLQTQAERQAKRGFRFSKDTAMQAEFEAAFPYTETPDQLTAADEIKRDMEKLRPMDRLLCGDVGFGKTEVAMRAAFKAVMDGMQVAVLVPTTVLAQQHFDSFVERMAAFPVTVDMVSRFRTKTQQNSTLARTRKGEVDILIGTHRILSKDVNFKNLGLVIIDEEQRFGVTAKEHLKELRKQVDVITMSATPIPRTLYMSLTGVRDLSTIKTAPQERQPVDTHVIPYDEEIIAEAIRAELHRNGQIFYLHNRVKTIHTVETKLMALVPEARIAVAHGQMGEKELSAIMHAFVEGRFDVLLCTTIIESGVDIPNCNTMIVENAERFGLSDLYQLRGRVGRSNHKAFVFMMLTPGGDLIDAARDRMNAIKRYTGLGSGFRLALRDLELRGAGNMLGAKQSGHISAVGFDLYCQLLKRTIAIMQGRKPPPLMDVTVKIDFLDLSPKSGNAENGAYIPYEYIEDENLRLRLYQRISALATKQEISRMKREIKDRFGKLPQEVQRLLLIAELRIVAADRGYRSVIVRKQQVMLSKEKQYKMFGGMHPRLEKDKTTPMLKKLILLIQKD from the coding sequence ATGATCCGTTTCTTCTCCAGAAAACAAGCGGACGATAATAACGGTATACGCCATAAAGTCCACCCTTCCCAAACCGCAATATTCTGTTTTACACCGGAGAATAAAAAAAAACGGACCGGAAGAGAACTACAGAAATCCAAACTTTCAATACCCTGCCCACTCCAATACATTTTACTCATGACCGTAGCGAAAATGAGAGCAGACACCCTCAGTGTAAACCGGGAGGTGCTTAAACGCGCAGGCACCGGAAAACTGCAGATTTCCGACTCTCCGATCAGCGCCCAGGCCCTTTTATGTGCCGACCTTTTCGAGGTGCTGGAAAAAGATATCCTCTGGATCGCCGCCGACGCCCGGGAAATGGAACGCCTTTATGAATCGTTCCTATCGCTGATTTCCAACGACAGAAAAAAAGCGGTTCACCTCTTCCGGCCGATGGAAAAAGATCCTGCGGTTTTCGGCGAACACCTCAAACTCGTCCAGCTTCTTGCCGAAAAACAGCGCTTCATCATGATCACCTGTCCGCAGGCCATAGAACAGGAAGTCCCGCGGTCCGGAGAACCCGGGCAGGACGTCCAGACCCTCAGACTCGGTGAAGACCGCAATCCCGGCACCCTCTGTGAGTGGATGACCGAAGCCGGATATGAATTCGGCATAGAAGTCTACACTCAGGGCGAAGCCGCACTGCGCGGCGGTATTCTCGACTGCTGGCCTCCTGGATCGCCCCGCCCCGTACGCATCGAATTTTTCGGTGACGAAATTGATTCCATCCGCTTTTTCGATGACCAGACCCAGTGTTCCATCGAAAAAATCAATACCGTTCAACTGCCCCGGCTCAACACGGGCCCTGCCGGAAACGACACCGTTCCGCTTACTGAACTACTGCCTCCGGATGCCCTGATTGTAAACCCTGGTCCGGAAACCGGAAAAGGCCGGTCACCCACCCCCACACTGGATACCGGATTCTCCCATTACGACACCAACCTGGTTTCCGTTTCTTTTGATATCCATCCCAAAGAAGCCGAACAGGCACGCCGTCGCTTCGTGGATCAGCGCTGTGCAGAAGCTTCCAGTGACTGGGAAATCCACTTTTTTTTTGAAACAGAAGGAACTCTGAACCGTTTCGTCGAACTTTATTCCGACCTCGAAGGATTCAAGGCGCTGGAACTCCACAAAGGCGTCATTCACGAAAGCGCGGTCGACTATGACCGTAGAATTCTGCTGATCACCGAAGCCGATTTCTATGCCTACCACACCAACCGCAGTGCCCATGCACGAACCGCCAGACGCTTCCGGAAACAGGAACGCGTCAACGAGGCCGCCGACATTCAGCCCGGCGATTTCGTAGTCCACGTCGAGCACGGCGTCGGAAAATACCTCGGCATGGTCGAAACCACCTTCTCCGGCAAAAGCATGGAAGTGCTCGCCATCGAATATGCCAAAGGCGAAAAGGTCTACCTTCCCGTCACCCAGGCCCACCTGCTCACCCGCTATAAAGGGATGGGTAAAAACGCGCCGAAGCCTCATACGCTCGGCGGACGAAAATGGCGGAATGATAAAGCCGGGGCCGAAGAGGCCGTACAGGATCTTGCAGCGAAACTGCTGCAGACCCAGGCCGAACGGCAGGCGAAACGAGGGTTCCGTTTTTCCAAAGACACCGCCATGCAGGCCGAATTCGAGGCCGCCTTTCCCTATACTGAAACACCGGACCAGCTGACAGCCGCCGATGAAATTAAACGGGATATGGAAAAACTGCGGCCGATGGACCGCCTGCTTTGCGGCGATGTCGGGTTCGGAAAAACCGAGGTCGCCATGCGGGCAGCATTTAAAGCAGTTATGGATGGCATGCAGGTGGCAGTACTCGTACCGACAACGGTTCTCGCTCAACAGCATTTCGATTCTTTCGTTGAACGCATGGCCGCCTTCCCGGTCACCGTCGACATGGTCAGCCGCTTCCGCACCAAAACCCAGCAGAACAGTACCCTTGCCCGAACCCGGAAAGGAGAGGTTGACATTCTCATCGGAACCCACCGTATTCTGTCCAAAGACGTGAACTTTAAAAACCTCGGACTGGTGATTATCGACGAAGAGCAGCGCTTCGGCGTCACCGCCAAGGAACACCTGAAGGAACTCCGCAAACAGGTCGACGTCATTACCATGTCCGCCACACCGATTCCCCGCACACTCTACATGAGCCTCACCGGCGTCCGCGACCTCAGCACCATAAAAACCGCGCCGCAGGAAAGACAGCCGGTCGACACGCATGTCATTCCCTACGACGAGGAAATTATCGCCGAAGCCATCCGCGCCGAACTCCACCGCAACGGCCAGATTTTCTACCTGCACAACCGCGTCAAAACCATCCACACCGTTGAAACCAAACTGATGGCACTGGTCCCCGAAGCCCGGATTGCCGTCGCCCACGGACAGATGGGCGAAAAAGAACTGTCTGCAATCATGCATGCATTTGTAGAGGGCCGGTTCGATGTCCTGCTCTGCACCACCATCATCGAAAGCGGCGTCGATATTCCTAACTGCAACACAATGATTGTGGAAAATGCTGAACGTTTCGGCCTGTCCGATCTCTACCAGCTGCGCGGCCGCGTCGGTCGCTCCAACCACAAAGCCTTTGTCTTTATGATGCTTACCCCCGGCGGCGACCTGATCGACGCCGCCCGCGACCGCATGAATGCGATCAAACGCTATACCGGCCTCGGCTCCGGTTTCCGTCTCGCCCTGCGCGACCTCGAACTGCGCGGTGCCGGCAATATGCTCGGGGCCAAACAGAGCGGTCATATTTCCGCCGTCGGATTCGATCTATACTGCCAACTGCTCAAACGCACTATTGCCATCATGCAGGGAAGAAAACCGCCTCCGCTAATGGATGTCACCGTTAAGATCGATTTCCTCGATCTTTCCCCGAAATCCGGAAATGCCGAAAACGGGGCCTACATTCCCTATGAATATATTGAGGACGAAAACCTCCGCCTGCGCCTCTACCAGCGTATATCGGCCCTGGCTACTAAACAGGAGATCAGCCGGATGAAGCGCGAAATTAAAGACCGCTTCGGAAAACTGCCGCAGGAGGTGCAGCGTCTTCTGCTCATCGCAGAATTGAGAATCGTCGCCGCCGACCGGGGATACCGATCGGTCATCGTCCGAAAACAACAGGTTATGCTTTCCAAAGAAAAACAGTATAAAATGTTCGGAGGCATGCACCCCCGACTGGAAAAAGACAAAACCACCCCAATGCTTAAAAAGCTTATTCTTTTAATACAGAAAGACTAA
- a CDS encoding glycosyltransferase family 9 protein yields MRILIVKTSSLGDLFHALPAVHLLKVTYDAEIDWVVNTQYVRLAECFSDVRKVISFPREGWFSHLGQFKAALRQETYDLVVDLQGLLKSALICRMAKRSEGAKILGPSFQREGARFFYSSVVGKKNKQRHAVEENLDVLRFLGKPDSPVEFPIRFPDVTFPCLEKRPAVVFAPCSRHEAKNWPWKRFVELGAHLECQIILVGSPDDVETCEKIENHLPEGACTNLCGKTSLLELGGILQNADLVVTVDSGPMHMASAAGTPCLAVFGPTDPARVGPFGGQHRVLRGSTVRKYSKQDLDSIRMVESIDVIKTAGEMLNNEAVGL; encoded by the coding sequence ATGCGGATCCTGATTGTCAAAACCAGTTCGCTGGGGGATCTGTTTCATGCATTGCCGGCAGTACACCTGCTGAAGGTGACATATGATGCGGAAATTGACTGGGTGGTAAACACTCAGTATGTGAGGTTGGCAGAGTGTTTTTCCGATGTCCGTAAGGTGATTTCATTTCCGCGCGAGGGCTGGTTTTCGCATCTGGGACAGTTCAAAGCGGCGTTGCGGCAGGAGACCTATGATCTGGTGGTTGATCTGCAGGGACTGCTGAAAAGTGCGTTGATCTGCCGGATGGCGAAGCGGTCGGAAGGGGCGAAAATACTCGGTCCTTCATTTCAGCGTGAGGGGGCACGTTTTTTTTATTCTTCGGTTGTAGGAAAGAAAAACAAGCAGCGCCATGCCGTCGAGGAAAACCTTGATGTACTCCGTTTTCTCGGAAAACCGGATTCTCCGGTTGAATTCCCGATCCGGTTTCCCGATGTTACCTTCCCGTGTCTGGAAAAAAGGCCGGCAGTGGTTTTTGCGCCGTGCTCCCGGCACGAAGCCAAAAACTGGCCGTGGAAACGGTTTGTGGAACTGGGGGCGCATCTGGAGTGTCAGATCATACTGGTCGGTTCTCCGGATGATGTGGAGACGTGTGAGAAGATTGAAAATCATCTGCCGGAAGGGGCGTGTACCAATCTGTGTGGAAAAACATCATTGCTTGAACTCGGCGGTATTTTGCAGAACGCGGATCTGGTGGTGACGGTTGATTCGGGGCCGATGCATATGGCGTCGGCGGCGGGCACGCCGTGTCTCGCTGTTTTCGGCCCGACGGATCCGGCACGGGTGGGGCCCTTTGGCGGGCAGCACCGGGTATTACGGGGTTCCACGGTACGGAAATATTCAAAGCAGGATTTGGACAGTATAAGAATGGTGGAGTCCATTGATGTGATAAAAACAGCAGGGGAAATGCTGAACAATGAAGCTGTGGGATTATGA